Proteins found in one Lutimonas zeaxanthinifaciens genomic segment:
- a CDS encoding FAD-binding domain-containing protein produces the protein MEEIKDRILQIDPVAYASTRNYKNGKITKLSPYISRGVISTRFVFDQIMNLGLPWNKIEKLVQELAWRDYWQQVWKARGNDINKDLKRKQESAEHFELPVSIMEGTTGIEAIDKAVSDFYDTGYMHNHMRMYVAALACNVGRSHWLNPARWMYYNLLDGDWASNALSWQWVAGSNANKKYYANQDNINRYFSTDQKGTFLDISYDKFDELDIPEELSKTQRFEGATDLSNLPELKASSIDKNRKTLLYNYYNLDPNWHQDEDYQRVLLMEPSFFRQYPVSRKCIEFSLQLAENIEGVNVYVGEFEELKRYIKADYMVFKEHPTNHHYEGKEEPREWMFEVEGYFSSFFGFWKKCKKHIRK, from the coding sequence ATGGAGGAAATAAAAGATCGAATTTTACAAATTGATCCGGTTGCTTATGCCTCAACACGAAATTATAAGAATGGTAAAATTACAAAGCTGAGCCCTTATATCTCGCGCGGCGTAATTTCCACCAGATTTGTATTTGATCAAATAATGAATCTGGGTTTGCCCTGGAATAAAATTGAAAAATTGGTTCAGGAACTGGCCTGGCGAGATTATTGGCAGCAAGTCTGGAAGGCGAGGGGCAATGACATCAACAAGGATCTTAAAAGAAAGCAGGAAAGCGCGGAGCATTTTGAGTTACCGGTTTCGATCATGGAGGGCACTACTGGTATCGAAGCGATTGACAAGGCTGTCAGTGACTTTTATGATACAGGGTATATGCATAATCACATGCGGATGTATGTAGCGGCATTAGCCTGTAATGTAGGAAGGTCGCATTGGTTGAATCCGGCGCGTTGGATGTATTACAATCTATTGGATGGCGACTGGGCAAGTAATGCCCTGAGCTGGCAATGGGTGGCAGGTTCAAATGCAAATAAAAAGTACTATGCCAACCAGGACAACATCAATCGATATTTTTCAACTGATCAAAAAGGAACCTTTCTTGATATCTCTTATGATAAATTTGATGAACTGGATATTCCCGAAGAATTATCTAAAACACAGAGATTTGAAGGAGCTACAGATTTATCGAATTTACCGGAATTAAAAGCGTCATCAATTGACAAGAATCGTAAAACCTTACTTTACAACTACTACAACCTTGATCCAAACTGGCATCAAGATGAAGATTACCAAAGAGTATTATTAATGGAGCCTTCATTTTTCAGGCAGTACCCGGTAAGCAGAAAGTGTATTGAATTTTCTTTACAGTTAGCTGAAAATATCGAAGGTGTAAATGTATATGTTGGTGAATTCGAGGAGCTCAAGAGGTATATCAAGGCCGATTATATGGTCTTTAAAGAGCATCCGACAAATCATCATTATGAGGGAAAAGAAGAGCCGAGAGAATGGATGTTTGAGGTAGAGGGGTATTTTTCATCATTTTTTGGTTTCTGGAAGAAATGTAAGAAACATATAAGGAAATGA
- a CDS encoding DUF2256 domain-containing protein encodes MKKKKSELPSKKCPVCGLPFSWRKKWEKNWEEVRYCSERCRRNKSVKNSIV; translated from the coding sequence ATGAAAAAAAAGAAAAGTGAGTTGCCGAGTAAAAAATGTCCTGTTTGCGGATTGCCTTTTTCATGGAGAAAGAAATGGGAGAAAAACTGGGAAGAAGTGAGGTATTGCAGTGAAAGGTGCAGAAGAAATAAATCCGTAAAAAATTCAATAGTATGA
- a CDS encoding cryptochrome/photolyase family protein → MTRIGLVFPHQLLNDHEMFHTCDQLFLIEEFLFFRQFNFHKQKLAFHRASMKAFQQRLEEAGSKLTYIESTEEGSDIRHLIRNLFSEFRKESGEEEKKRSKEFEINFIDPTDNWLSKRVKETCVSLNIPYIKYESPLFINNGNELESFFRKDKKSFFQTTFYKQQRKRLGLLMTEEGKPQGGKWTFDTENRKKIPKNSQPPVVNYPENNAVWEEAVQYVGNLFPDNPGEITTSPLYPVDHKEAESWLSQFLDFRFHFFGDYEDAIVVKQSILHHSLLSPLINVGLLLPKEIVAQSVHYAEINDVPLNSAEGFIRQIIGWREFIRGIYEYKGTYSRTRNFWGFKRKIPNSFYTGTTGIDPIDQTIKKVLKTGYCHHIERLMVLGNFMLLCEFDPDEVYRWFMELFIDAYDWVMVPNVYGMSQFSDGGVFATKPYISGSNYLKKMSDYKPGDWTATWDGLFWRFIDQHQDFFKRNPRISMLYYSYQRMAQEKRENHLIHAETFLKSLDQV, encoded by the coding sequence ATGACAAGGATAGGGCTGGTATTTCCGCATCAATTATTAAATGATCATGAGATGTTCCATACATGTGATCAGCTTTTTCTTATCGAAGAATTTCTTTTTTTCAGGCAATTTAATTTTCACAAACAAAAACTGGCCTTTCATCGAGCAAGTATGAAAGCGTTTCAACAGAGGCTTGAAGAAGCTGGTTCAAAACTGACCTATATTGAAAGCACGGAGGAGGGTTCTGACATAAGACATTTAATTAGAAACCTTTTCTCTGAATTCCGGAAAGAATCAGGGGAAGAGGAAAAAAAAAGAAGTAAGGAATTTGAGATAAACTTTATAGACCCCACGGATAACTGGCTTTCAAAACGTGTTAAGGAAACCTGTGTGAGCCTTAATATTCCTTACATTAAATATGAGTCTCCATTATTTATAAATAATGGAAATGAATTGGAATCTTTTTTTAGAAAGGATAAAAAATCTTTTTTTCAAACTACTTTTTACAAACAGCAAAGAAAGCGTCTTGGTCTACTTATGACCGAGGAAGGCAAGCCTCAGGGAGGTAAATGGACCTTTGATACAGAAAACAGAAAAAAAATTCCAAAGAACAGCCAGCCTCCAGTCGTGAATTATCCTGAAAATAATGCGGTCTGGGAAGAAGCCGTTCAATATGTAGGGAACTTATTTCCAGATAATCCCGGAGAAATAACAACTTCTCCTTTGTATCCTGTTGATCATAAGGAGGCAGAATCCTGGTTATCTCAATTCCTGGATTTTCGTTTTCATTTTTTTGGTGATTACGAAGACGCCATCGTGGTCAAACAATCGATACTGCATCACAGCCTTTTGTCCCCTCTGATTAATGTAGGGCTTCTCTTACCTAAAGAAATTGTAGCTCAAAGTGTTCATTATGCTGAAATAAATGATGTGCCATTGAATTCTGCAGAAGGGTTTATACGTCAGATCATAGGATGGCGCGAATTTATCAGAGGAATTTACGAGTATAAAGGAACTTACTCCCGAACAAGAAATTTTTGGGGATTTAAACGTAAAATACCAAATAGTTTTTACACGGGAACAACGGGCATTGATCCCATTGATCAAACCATCAAAAAAGTTTTAAAGACAGGGTATTGCCACCATATTGAGCGGTTAATGGTGCTTGGGAATTTTATGTTGCTCTGTGAGTTTGATCCGGATGAAGTGTATCGCTGGTTTATGGAACTTTTTATTGATGCCTATGACTGGGTCATGGTTCCCAATGTATATGGAATGAGTCAGTTTTCGGATGGAGGAGTTTTTGCGACCAAACCATACATAAGTGGATCAAACTACCTGAAAAAGATGAGCGACTATAAGCCTGGAGACTGGACAGCCACATGGGACGGCCTTTTCTGGCGATTTATTGATCAGCATCAGGATTTCTTTAAGCGAAACCCCAGAATATCGATGCTATATTATTCTTATCAGCGAATGGCTCAAGAGAAAAGAGAAAATCATTTAATACATGCGGAGACTTTTTTAAAGTCACTCGATCAGGTTTAG
- a CDS encoding DUF4345 domain-containing protein, with protein sequence MDKFLNRKNLHLILCVVIVIPAGYMYGIATDVVLTELISVQTEPVDLRNLLKAVMFLYFGIAMIWVLGIIRPDFWRFATLLVIVFMGCLVLGRTLSWIVDGRPSLFLILGLFGELILCLFGLWQYRLYGSDNRKI encoded by the coding sequence ATGGACAAGTTTTTAAACCGTAAAAATCTGCATCTGATCCTATGTGTGGTGATTGTTATTCCTGCCGGATATATGTATGGAATTGCAACGGATGTTGTTTTAACTGAACTTATCAGTGTTCAAACAGAGCCGGTTGATCTTCGAAATTTGTTAAAGGCTGTGATGTTTCTTTATTTTGGCATAGCCATGATCTGGGTGTTGGGAATCATCCGTCCTGACTTTTGGAGATTTGCAACTCTGCTTGTCATTGTTTTTATGGGCTGTCTGGTTCTCGGAAGAACCCTGAGTTGGATCGTGGATGGACGGCCTTCCCTGTTTTTAATTTTGGGGTTGTTTGGGGAACTGATACTATGTTTGTTTGGTTTATGGCAGTACAGGCTTTACGGCAGCGATAATAGAAAAATTTGA
- the chrA gene encoding chromate efflux transporter — protein MTKSKKNLAEVFGLFLKLGCIAFGGPAAHISMMEEEVVTKRKWMSRQYFLDMVGATNLVPGPNSTQMTMHCGHVRAGWKGLWVAGIAFIGPAVFFTLILAIIYGKYGEVPEIAPFFFGIRPAVIGLIVNATFKLGKKAFKSWQLIILGVVITLMSLYGLDEFLLIIGSGIAGMLWMGFQQRDRFKALLFPALIALKPIGALITNKSIFLTFLKIAMVLFGSGYVLIAYLDAELVEKLGWLTKDQLLDAIAMGQFTPGPVLTTATFVGYQMNGMSGALWASLGMFLPSFFLVGILVKLIPYLRKSILLSNFLDAVNAGAVGIMIAVTLKLGFELAFDWRAAILMILSIILTFFVKKISPLWIILGGGTLGYLINLL, from the coding sequence ATGACAAAAAGCAAGAAAAATTTAGCAGAGGTTTTTGGATTGTTTCTGAAACTTGGATGCATTGCATTCGGAGGGCCTGCTGCTCATATATCAATGATGGAGGAGGAGGTGGTTACCAAAAGAAAGTGGATGAGCCGCCAATATTTTTTGGATATGGTAGGAGCCACCAATTTGGTCCCAGGGCCAAATTCGACTCAAATGACCATGCATTGCGGCCATGTCAGGGCTGGCTGGAAGGGGCTTTGGGTAGCGGGTATTGCTTTTATAGGCCCGGCTGTTTTTTTTACATTGATACTTGCCATTATTTACGGTAAGTATGGGGAAGTTCCTGAAATTGCTCCTTTCTTTTTTGGAATCAGGCCTGCCGTTATTGGTTTGATCGTAAATGCCACATTCAAACTTGGCAAAAAAGCATTTAAGAGCTGGCAATTGATCATTCTGGGTGTCGTGATAACCCTTATGTCTTTATACGGTCTGGATGAATTCTTGTTGATCATTGGAAGTGGCATCGCAGGAATGCTTTGGATGGGGTTTCAGCAAAGGGATCGATTCAAGGCGCTTTTGTTTCCTGCCCTAATTGCGTTAAAACCCATTGGGGCTCTCATTACGAATAAATCGATCTTCCTGACATTTTTGAAAATTGCCATGGTTTTGTTTGGCAGTGGATATGTACTTATTGCTTATTTAGATGCTGAACTTGTGGAAAAGCTGGGCTGGCTGACCAAAGATCAGCTCCTTGATGCCATAGCCATGGGGCAATTCACTCCAGGGCCGGTTTTGACGACAGCTACATTTGTTGGTTACCAGATGAATGGTATGTCAGGAGCCCTATGGGCATCTCTGGGGATGTTTCTTCCTTCCTTTTTTCTGGTGGGAATTTTGGTAAAACTGATCCCATATTTGAGAAAATCAATCCTGCTTTCAAATTTTCTGGATGCAGTAAATGCGGGGGCAGTGGGTATCATGATTGCCGTGACGCTTAAACTGGGATTTGAGCTGGCCTTTGATTGGCGAGCCGCAATTTTGATGATACTTAGCATTATCCTGACTTTCTTTGTCAAAAAAATCAGCCCTTTATGGATCATTTTGGGAGGGGGAACCCTGGGGTATTTGATAAACTTATTATAA
- a CDS encoding DUF1028 domain-containing protein, producing MKLTFLRFFAVLIVSGSSVELQAQTVYKDQFAHTFSIVARDARTGEMAVGVQSHWFSVGTIVSWGKSGVGVVATQSFVNPAYGPEGIALMEKGKNAEEALDFLVAQDEGRDVRQVAMLDVNGNVSAHTGKKCIASAGQITGKNYSVQANMMLNDQVVPAMAKAFEENANLPLADRVLAVLLAAQEAGGDIRGQQSAAIIVVHGDKVDQPWLDKKVDLRVDDHKEPLKEMKRLLKVHKAYDHLNKGDVAMEKADMAMALKEYAAAEAMFPNNLEMKYWKAVTLANNGRLEEAKPIFKEVFEKDENWRTLTKRLPDSGLLTISDTEIQGILDL from the coding sequence ATGAAACTCACCTTTTTAAGATTTTTTGCGGTTCTAATAGTCTCCGGATCATCTGTAGAATTGCAAGCACAAACTGTTTATAAAGACCAATTTGCACATACTTTTTCTATTGTTGCCAGAGATGCTCGTACCGGGGAAATGGCAGTAGGTGTTCAGAGTCATTGGTTTTCTGTTGGTACCATTGTGTCCTGGGGGAAATCAGGGGTAGGTGTGGTGGCTACTCAGTCTTTTGTGAATCCTGCCTATGGGCCGGAAGGTATAGCCTTGATGGAGAAAGGAAAAAATGCAGAGGAAGCACTGGATTTTCTGGTCGCTCAGGATGAAGGTAGAGATGTTAGGCAAGTAGCTATGCTGGATGTCAATGGAAATGTATCGGCTCATACCGGAAAGAAATGTATCGCTTCAGCAGGTCAGATCACAGGTAAAAATTATTCTGTTCAGGCCAATATGATGCTCAATGATCAAGTCGTTCCTGCCATGGCAAAAGCTTTTGAGGAAAATGCCAATCTTCCTCTGGCAGATCGTGTACTGGCTGTTTTGTTGGCAGCCCAGGAAGCGGGAGGAGATATTCGAGGGCAGCAATCTGCTGCGATAATCGTGGTTCATGGCGATAAAGTTGATCAACCCTGGTTGGACAAAAAAGTGGATCTTCGTGTAGATGATCATAAGGAGCCATTAAAGGAGATGAAGCGACTTTTAAAAGTACATAAGGCTTATGATCATTTGAATAAAGGAGATGTTGCCATGGAAAAAGCAGATATGGCCATGGCCCTGAAAGAATATGCAGCAGCCGAAGCCATGTTTCCAAACAACCTGGAAATGAAATACTGGAAAGCGGTCACGCTTGCAAATAATGGAAGACTAGAGGAAGCAAAACCTATTTTTAAAGAAGTTTTTGAAAAAGATGAAAATTGGAGAACCTTGACAAAGAGGTTGCCCGATTCAGGTCTTTTAACAATTTCTGATACGGAAATCCAAGGTATTCTTGACCTGTAA
- a CDS encoding MBL fold metallo-hydrolase, which translates to MKILHPVLFALLCLLTCPIFSQEPGDVFLVVLGTVQDAGAPHAGCNKTCCADLFINPDPDKKVVSLGLIDKVNKRKYLFEATPDMTRQMKNLSRLGGFNNREIPNGIFLSHAHIGHYTGLMYLGKEAMNADGVVVHAMPKMKDFLENNGPWSQLVGNQNIRIEMLTNRLPIELSKDITVEPIQVPHRDEYSETVGFRITGPNKTALFIPDIDKWEKWNLNIVEEVKKVDYALLDATFYDAEEINNRDISEIPHPFVIESMNKFDSLGTEEKRKIIFIHMNHTNPLLDPDSEASKEVLKRGFRIARFNNVFSL; encoded by the coding sequence ATGAAAATTCTACACCCCGTTTTGTTTGCTTTGCTTTGTCTGCTCACTTGTCCAATTTTTTCACAAGAGCCAGGTGATGTGTTTTTGGTTGTGTTGGGTACTGTTCAGGATGCAGGCGCTCCACATGCAGGCTGTAATAAAACCTGTTGTGCTGATTTGTTTATTAATCCTGATCCAGATAAAAAGGTGGTGTCACTGGGCTTGATCGATAAAGTGAATAAAAGAAAATATTTATTTGAAGCGACACCGGACATGACGAGGCAGATGAAGAACCTGTCCCGATTGGGAGGATTTAATAATCGTGAAATTCCCAATGGCATATTTTTGAGCCATGCGCATATTGGTCATTATACCGGATTGATGTATCTGGGAAAAGAAGCCATGAATGCGGATGGGGTAGTTGTACATGCGATGCCAAAAATGAAAGATTTTCTTGAAAATAACGGTCCCTGGAGCCAATTGGTAGGTAATCAAAATATAAGAATTGAAATGCTTACTAATCGACTCCCCATAGAGTTGTCAAAAGATATCACGGTGGAGCCCATTCAAGTTCCCCATCGTGATGAATATTCGGAAACGGTGGGCTTTAGAATCACAGGGCCGAATAAAACGGCTTTATTTATTCCTGATATTGATAAATGGGAAAAATGGAACCTGAATATTGTTGAAGAGGTGAAAAAGGTGGATTATGCTTTGCTGGATGCGACTTTTTATGATGCTGAAGAAATAAATAACCGGGATATTTCAGAAATACCGCATCCATTTGTGATTGAAAGTATGAATAAATTCGATTCCTTGGGAACGGAGGAAAAAAGGAAAATAATATTTATTCACATGAACCATACAAATCCTCTTTTAGATCCGGATAGCGAAGCTTCAAAAGAGGTGTTAAAGAGAGGCTTCCGGATTGCCAGGTTTAATAATGTATTTTCACTTTAA